In Candidatus Methylomirabilota bacterium, the following proteins share a genomic window:
- a CDS encoding DUF370 domain-containing protein: MVAMARVIAIVDPGSAPMKRLKDEAKQAGKLVDATNGRRTRSIIVTDSDHVVLSAIQTETIAQRFGADALADLPVRVRTQTGRQARGTQAE; this comes from the coding sequence ATGGTAGCGATGGCGCGGGTCATTGCCATCGTTGATCCCGGCTCTGCCCCCATGAAGCGGCTGAAGGACGAGGCCAAGCAGGCCGGTAAGCTGGTCGACGCCACCAACGGCAGGCGGACCCGATCTATCATCGTCACCGACAGCGACCATGTCGTCCTGTCGGCCATCCAGACCGAAACGATTGCCCAGCGTTTCGGGGCCGATGCGCTGGCCGACCTGCCTGTGCGTGTCCGTACGCAGACGGGTCGGCAGGCGAGGGGTACGCAAGCGGAATGA
- a CDS encoding transcriptional regulator — MPIYEYECERCHHRFEAIQKISDKPIKKCVLCEGKVHKLLSAPGLLFKGSGWYVTDYANPERKKAMEAEKRAASTDSGSTKTESKGSKQ; from the coding sequence GTGCCGATTTACGAGTACGAGTGTGAGCGGTGTCATCACAGATTCGAGGCCATTCAAAAGATCTCAGACAAACCTATTAAAAAGTGCGTGCTATGCGAGGGTAAGGTTCACAAGCTTCTCTCCGCCCCGGGTCTGCTCTTTAAGGGCTCAGGTTGGTATGTGACCGATTACGCCAACCCCGAACGGAAGAAGGCCATGGAGGCGGAGAAACGAGCCGCCTCGACTGACAGCGGCAGTACAAAGACCGAAAGCAAGGGATCCAAGCAGTAG
- a CDS encoding TVP38/TMEM64 family protein produces the protein MRRGACGLRPTSPDRFLSNIETNPVLPTLLDQRSPVKKTVLIAAVVVAVVGAALAYVLSEEWFDLGALWESIESFISERELAQYIKQAGPWAPLVFIGLQALQIVVAPIPGEVTGIIGGYLFGTFPGLLYSTIGLTIGSCAAFGLGRWLGHHFARRFVTPDTYEMFFFLTRTHGKFITFLLFLIPGFPKDFLCYILGASPLSFGAFFLLSTVGRIPGTWFLSMQGRQVRTAHYGSFFTLVFVISGALLLLYLYREPLFRWIKLDHYRRQRRKRDTARNPGVG, from the coding sequence ATGAGGCGAGGCGCGTGTGGACTCAGGCCGACCAGTCCGGACCGCTTCCTGTCGAACATCGAGACTAATCCCGTGTTGCCGACATTGCTCGATCAGCGTTCGCCGGTAAAGAAGACCGTATTAATCGCCGCGGTCGTGGTGGCCGTGGTTGGGGCGGCATTGGCGTATGTCCTCTCCGAAGAGTGGTTCGACCTGGGTGCCCTCTGGGAGTCGATTGAATCCTTCATCAGCGAACGGGAGTTGGCGCAGTACATCAAGCAGGCCGGACCATGGGCGCCTCTCGTATTCATTGGACTTCAAGCGCTGCAGATCGTTGTCGCGCCGATCCCCGGTGAGGTCACGGGTATTATCGGTGGATACCTCTTCGGGACCTTTCCCGGCCTCCTCTATTCTACGATCGGTCTGACCATCGGCTCCTGCGCTGCCTTCGGTCTGGGCCGCTGGCTGGGACACCATTTCGCCCGCCGGTTCGTCACGCCGGACACCTATGAGATGTTTTTCTTTCTTACCCGAACCCATGGCAAGTTCATCACCTTCCTCCTCTTCCTGATCCCAGGTTTTCCGAAGGATTTCCTCTGCTATATCCTTGGCGCCAGCCCGCTGTCGTTTGGTGCGTTCTTCCTGCTCAGCACTGTGGGCCGCATCCCCGGCACCTGGTTCCTATCGATGCAGGGACGGCAGGTGAGAACTGCGCACTACGGCAGCTTCTTCACCCTCGTATTCGTCATATCAGGCGCACTGCTGTTGCTGTACCTGTATCGTGAGCCGCTCTTCAGATGGATCAAGCTCGATCATTATCGGCGGCAGCGGCGCAAGCGGGATACGGCAAGGAACCCGGGGGTCGGATGA
- a CDS encoding molybdenum cofactor guanylyltransferase: MTGIVLAGGKSSRMGVNKAFIEFGGKRLIEATVECLRSLFPEVLVIANDPLRYAYLGVKVVPDLIPDSGSLGGIYTGLATASHPACFIVACDMPFLNIDLIKLLVREAEGWDVVVPRVKGELQPLHAVYAKSCLPLIKESIDASVLKIARFFPKAKVKIIDEPALRAVDPDLLGFVNVNTPLELEQAEAARRHPHGVARLTDH; encoded by the coding sequence GTGACCGGTATCGTACTGGCGGGCGGTAAGTCCTCGCGGATGGGTGTCAACAAAGCCTTCATCGAATTCGGTGGCAAGCGACTGATCGAGGCGACCGTCGAGTGTCTCAGGTCGCTCTTCCCTGAGGTGCTGGTCATTGCCAATGACCCGCTGCGCTACGCCTATCTCGGTGTCAAGGTCGTCCCCGACCTGATTCCCGACTCCGGCTCGCTCGGCGGGATCTATACGGGGCTTGCGACCGCGAGCCATCCCGCCTGCTTTATTGTTGCCTGTGACATGCCGTTCCTGAATATCGACCTGATCAAGCTCCTGGTTCGCGAGGCCGAAGGATGGGATGTCGTGGTGCCGCGCGTGAAGGGCGAACTGCAGCCGCTGCACGCCGTCTACGCGAAGTCGTGTCTCCCGCTTATCAAAGAGTCCATCGACGCATCGGTACTGAAGATCGCCCGATTCTTTCCGAAGGCCAAAGTCAAGATCATCGACGAGCCTGCCCTGAGGGCGGTCGATCCCGATCTTCTCGGGTTTGTCAACGTCAACACCCCTCTTGAGCTTGAGCAGGCCGAGGCGGCCAGACGGCACCCGCACGGCGTTGCGCGGTTAACGGATCACTGA
- the rpoZ gene encoding DNA-directed RNA polymerase subunit omega — MPLFPLEQLLTHVDSKYRLVIIAAKRAKQLMRGGEYLIAPKSMKPTYIAMEEIGAGKLAYEMKAAEGAAAVELVGPEAGATWFRSLSVGDTLGEEELVEKEEEEKEGIELEETPVELLAESGDEIEKLEVTDLDALEEPGDDVEDEA; from the coding sequence ATGCCGCTCTTTCCATTGGAACAACTCCTGACACATGTAGACAGTAAATATCGTCTGGTGATCATCGCCGCTAAGCGCGCGAAGCAGTTGATGCGCGGCGGTGAGTACCTGATCGCGCCGAAGAGCATGAAGCCCACCTATATCGCCATGGAGGAGATCGGCGCTGGGAAGCTGGCTTACGAGATGAAGGCCGCAGAGGGAGCGGCGGCCGTGGAACTGGTCGGCCCGGAGGCTGGGGCGACCTGGTTCCGAAGTCTGTCGGTCGGGGATACCCTCGGCGAGGAGGAGCTCGTCGAAAAGGAAGAGGAGGAGAAGGAGGGGATCGAGTTGGAGGAGACCCCGGTGGAGTTGCTTGCAGAATCGGGCGACGAGATCGAAAAACTGGAGGTCACGGATCTCGATGCCCTGGAAGAGCCCGGGGACGATGTAGAGGATGAAGCCTGA
- a CDS encoding guanylate kinase, translating to MNRQRVMVVVSAPSGAGKTSLCREAARRVSRLVHSVSYTTRAPRPDEQDGRDYHFVDEPTFRRMIEAGEFAEWACVHNHLYGTSRSLLEKQFAEGLDVILDIDTQGAAKLRQDYPTGVFVFVVPPAMDLLETRLRQRRTDSEDEIRRRLAMAREELHHYRDYKYIVVNDIFEQAVKQLCCIITAERSRRDRVHLAFLDAGID from the coding sequence ATGAATCGGCAGCGGGTGATGGTGGTCGTATCGGCCCCCTCGGGGGCGGGGAAGACCTCTCTGTGTCGTGAGGCGGCACGGCGGGTGTCCCGTCTGGTTCACTCCGTCTCGTATACGACCCGCGCGCCGCGGCCCGATGAGCAGGATGGGCGCGACTACCACTTTGTGGACGAACCGACCTTCCGCAGAATGATCGAGGCGGGCGAATTTGCGGAGTGGGCGTGCGTCCATAACCACCTGTATGGGACCAGTCGTTCGCTGTTGGAGAAGCAGTTCGCGGAAGGCCTTGACGTCATCCTGGACATCGATACGCAGGGGGCGGCGAAGCTCAGACAGGACTATCCGACGGGTGTGTTCGTGTTTGTCGTTCCCCCGGCCATGGATCTGCTGGAGACGAGGCTCCGACAACGTCGGACCGACTCGGAGGATGAGATCAGGCGGCGCCTGGCCATGGCCCGAGAGGAGCTGCATCACTACCGTGACTACAAGTATATTGTGGTGAACGATATTTTCGAACAGGCCGTCAAGCAGCTCTGCTGCATCATTACTGCCGAACGATCCCGACGAGACCGGGTGCATCTCGCCTTTTTGGATGCGGGAATCGACTGA
- a CDS encoding sodium:proton exchanger, with the protein MSVTLRLIIALLLPLQWIGIRLAGIHLPPQWEAIGAGLSIFGAAFLLSWAAEVAQVDIPQALALAFLALVAVLPEYAVDIYFAWSAGKDPAYIAYAAANMTGANRLLIGLGWASVVATFWLKSRHRQVILDRSRSIELLHLALATIYSFMIPLKGTLSTLDTVVLLAIFVSYMTAASKAAMVEPELDGGVGALLMRLRPNSRRSATIAMFIYAGVGIFLAAEPFAEGLLATGRAFAIEEFLLVQWLAPLASESPEFIVAIVFAFRGNPGASMGTLVSSKVNQWTLLIGMLPLAYDLSAGHLEAMHLDARQIEEIFLTAAQSLFAVAVLANLSFSLIEAGLMFILFASQLFFTDPVSRHLYAIAYIILAVIWLIASRSSRQGLAAMVTAGWTRKELASSHQK; encoded by the coding sequence ATGAGCGTAACGCTGCGGTTGATCATTGCTCTCCTTTTGCCTTTGCAGTGGATCGGCATCCGGCTTGCCGGTATTCATCTGCCGCCTCAATGGGAGGCGATCGGCGCCGGGTTGTCGATCTTCGGGGCGGCATTTCTCCTGTCCTGGGCGGCCGAGGTTGCACAGGTCGATATCCCGCAGGCATTGGCGCTGGCCTTTCTGGCGCTGGTCGCCGTCCTTCCGGAATACGCGGTGGACATCTATTTCGCCTGGTCCGCCGGCAAGGATCCTGCGTACATCGCCTATGCCGCCGCCAACATGACCGGCGCGAACCGCCTGCTCATTGGCCTGGGATGGGCCTCGGTCGTCGCAACGTTCTGGCTGAAGAGCCGGCATCGGCAGGTCATCCTTGATCGGTCCCGCTCCATTGAACTCCTGCACCTCGCGCTCGCTACGATCTACAGCTTTATGATCCCGCTCAAGGGCACCCTTTCGACGCTCGACACGGTCGTACTGCTGGCGATCTTTGTGTCGTATATGACTGCGGCCTCGAAGGCGGCCATGGTCGAGCCGGAACTGGATGGGGGGGTCGGAGCGCTCTTGATGCGGTTGCGGCCGAACTCGCGTCGATCGGCGACGATCGCCATGTTCATTTATGCCGGGGTCGGCATCTTTCTGGCGGCCGAGCCCTTTGCCGAGGGATTGCTGGCCACCGGCCGGGCCTTTGCGATCGAGGAGTTCCTCTTGGTTCAGTGGCTGGCGCCGCTGGCCTCCGAATCGCCGGAGTTCATCGTGGCGATCGTCTTCGCCTTTCGCGGCAACCCCGGGGCCAGCATGGGTACCCTTGTCTCTTCCAAGGTCAACCAGTGGACCCTCCTGATCGGTATGCTTCCGCTGGCCTACGACCTTTCGGCCGGTCATCTTGAGGCGATGCACCTGGATGCCAGGCAGATAGAAGAAATATTCCTGACGGCGGCTCAATCCCTCTTTGCGGTCGCTGTGCTGGCCAACCTGTCGTTTTCTCTGATTGAGGCGGGTCTCATGTTTATCCTCTTTGCCTCTCAACTATTCTTTACGGATCCGGTCTCCCGCCACCTTTATGCCATTGCGTACATTATACTTGCGGTGATCTGGCTCATCGCCAGTCGCTCCAGTCGGCAAGGCCTGGCCGCCATGGTGACCGCCGGATGGACGAGGAAAGAATTGGCGTCTTCTCATCAGAAGTAA